A single region of the Kocuria rosea genome encodes:
- the rph gene encoding ribonuclease PH: MDSPVDQTAPALSTSGVTRSDGRSPGELRPITITRGWSQQAEGSALIEFGSTRVLCTASVTEGVPRWLKGEGRGWVTAEYAMLPRATSTRSARESVKGKIGGRTHEISRLIGRSLRSVIDLSALGENTVVLDCDVLQADGGTRTAAITGAYVALAEAIGWARAEGLVARRAQPLTDTVAAVSVGIIDGVPMLDLPYVEDVRAETDMNVVVTGSGDFVEVQGTAEGAPFDRAELDALLDLALAGCAQLTQIQVETLREAGDG; encoded by the coding sequence ATGGATTCCCCCGTCGACCAGACCGCACCGGCCCTCTCGACCTCGGGGGTGACCCGGTCGGACGGCCGTTCGCCCGGTGAGCTGCGACCCATCACGATCACCCGCGGCTGGTCCCAGCAGGCGGAGGGCTCCGCCCTCATCGAGTTCGGCAGCACCCGGGTGCTGTGCACCGCGTCCGTGACCGAAGGCGTCCCGCGCTGGCTCAAGGGGGAGGGCCGCGGCTGGGTGACCGCCGAGTACGCGATGCTCCCGCGGGCCACGTCCACCCGGTCCGCTCGAGAGTCCGTGAAGGGCAAGATCGGCGGGCGCACCCACGAGATCTCCCGGCTCATCGGCCGCTCCCTGCGCTCGGTCATCGACCTCTCCGCCCTCGGCGAGAACACCGTGGTCCTCGACTGCGACGTCCTCCAGGCCGACGGCGGCACCCGCACCGCGGCCATCACCGGCGCCTACGTGGCCCTCGCCGAGGCGATCGGGTGGGCCCGGGCCGAGGGGCTCGTCGCCCGTCGCGCGCAGCCGCTCACCGACACGGTGGCCGCCGTGTCCGTGGGCATCATCGACGGCGTGCCGATGCTGGACCTCCCGTACGTCGAAGACGTGCGGGCCGAGACCGACATGAACGTGGTGGTCACCGGGTCCGGCGACTTCGTGGAGGTGCAGGGCACCGCCGAGGGCGCCCCCTTCGACCGCGCCGAGCTGGACGCCCTGCTCGACCTCGCGCTGGCCGGCTGCGCCCAGCTCACCCAGATCCAGGTCGAGACCCTGCGCGAGGCCGGCGATGGGTGA
- the rdgB gene encoding RdgB/HAM1 family non-canonical purine NTP pyrophosphatase: MGDHHGARVVLATHNRGKLAELRDLLAPALPGADVERLVVDAAAAGAPDVVEDGTTFEANALLKARAATAATGLIAVADDSGLAVDVLGGAPGIFSARWSGRHGDDAANLRLLLAQLSDVPDAHRGAQFVCAAALVTPDGREHVETGTLRGALLREPVGDGGFGYDPVLRPDGSDRTCAELTRAEKNAISHRGRAMRALLPHLLTALDPAAVPD, encoded by the coding sequence ATGGGTGACCACCACGGCGCCCGGGTGGTGCTCGCCACGCACAACCGGGGCAAGCTCGCCGAGCTGCGGGACCTGCTCGCGCCCGCGCTGCCCGGAGCCGACGTCGAGCGGCTGGTCGTGGACGCCGCCGCGGCCGGGGCGCCCGACGTCGTCGAGGACGGCACCACCTTCGAGGCCAACGCCCTGCTCAAGGCCCGCGCCGCCACCGCCGCGACCGGGCTGATCGCCGTGGCCGACGACTCCGGCCTGGCCGTCGACGTGCTGGGCGGGGCCCCCGGGATCTTCTCCGCGCGCTGGTCCGGCCGGCACGGCGACGACGCCGCGAACCTGCGGCTGCTGCTCGCCCAGCTCTCCGACGTCCCCGACGCCCATCGCGGCGCGCAGTTCGTGTGCGCCGCCGCGCTCGTCACCCCGGACGGCCGCGAGCACGTGGAGACCGGGACGCTGCGCGGCGCCCTGCTGCGGGAGCCCGTGGGGGACGGCGGCTTCGGCTACGACCCCGTGCTGCGCCCCGACGGGTCCGACCGGACCTGCGCCGAGCTCACGCGCGCGGAGAAGAACGCCATCAGCCACCGCGGGCGCGCGATGCGGGCCCTGCTCCCGCACCTGCTGACCGCCCTCGACCCCGCCGCCGTCCCCGACTGA
- a CDS encoding phosphotransferase family protein has protein sequence MPWSQLHHLPFAGAVEAVLREAGMSADPGQWEVHAGGSAHVVVNVGHVISVRIAKNATVCEHVQRRTEVLRRLPRFSFATPRPLTGVVVSHGYTGVGLTWLPGHPHPPGHGDPAVLHRVLTELAEVDTSGFARYLDRPGQHWGGHRRRHVLLDEVIPRLLPRNQEAARRAVAELAALPTVVPTLVHGDLMGHNMLWDGDGDELTGIIDWDHACLSDPAHDAASLGLWYGWDTLRAAVSETVYERARLHARTFPLQAVAYALHHDLDTAQVNQSIARADDWIETNLRGVSA, from the coding sequence ATGCCCTGGTCGCAGCTCCACCACCTGCCGTTCGCCGGCGCCGTCGAGGCCGTGCTGCGCGAAGCCGGCATGAGCGCCGACCCCGGCCAGTGGGAGGTCCACGCCGGCGGGTCCGCCCACGTGGTGGTGAACGTGGGCCACGTGATCTCCGTGCGGATCGCCAAGAACGCCACGGTCTGCGAGCACGTCCAGCGCCGCACGGAGGTGCTGCGGAGGCTGCCCCGCTTCTCGTTCGCGACCCCGCGGCCGCTCACCGGCGTGGTGGTCTCCCACGGCTACACCGGGGTGGGCCTGACGTGGCTGCCCGGGCACCCGCACCCGCCCGGGCACGGCGACCCGGCCGTGCTGCACCGGGTGCTGACCGAGCTGGCCGAGGTCGACACCTCCGGCTTCGCGCGGTACCTCGACCGTCCCGGCCAGCACTGGGGCGGCCACCGGCGGCGGCACGTGCTGCTCGACGAGGTCATCCCGCGGCTGCTGCCCCGCAACCAGGAGGCCGCGCGGCGGGCCGTCGCCGAGCTCGCGGCGCTGCCGACCGTGGTGCCGACCCTGGTGCACGGGGACCTCATGGGGCACAACATGCTGTGGGACGGTGACGGGGACGAGCTCACGGGCATCATCGACTGGGACCACGCCTGTCTGTCCGACCCCGCGCACGACGCCGCGTCCCTCGGGCTGTGGTACGGCTGGGACACCCTGCGCGCCGCCGTCTCGGAGACCGTCTACGAGCGGGCCCGGCTGCACGCGCGCACGTTCCCGCTGCAGGCGGTCGCCTACGCGCTGCACCACGACCTCGACACCGCCCAGGTCAACCAGTCCATCGCCCGGGCCGACGACTGGATCGAGACCAACCTGCGCGGTGTCTCCGCCTGA
- the clpS gene encoding ATP-dependent Clp protease adapter ClpS, with protein MHCATPAAARPAATATPETGTRPTGATSVATETETPWNVVVWDDPVNLMSYVTYVFRSYFGYPEEKARSLMLEVHHHGRSVVASGSLEEAETHTAAMHGFGLWATFEQAGGH; from the coding sequence ATGCACTGCGCTACTCCCGCCGCCGCCCGCCCCGCGGCCACCGCCACCCCGGAGACCGGCACCCGGCCCACCGGCGCGACGTCCGTGGCCACTGAGACCGAGACCCCGTGGAACGTGGTCGTGTGGGACGACCCCGTCAACCTCATGAGCTACGTCACCTACGTGTTCCGCTCCTACTTCGGCTACCCGGAGGAGAAGGCCCGCTCCCTGATGCTGGAGGTCCACCACCACGGGCGCTCCGTGGTGGCCAGCGGCTCCCTCGAGGAGGCCGAGACCCACACCGCGGCGATGCACGGCTTCGGACTGTGGGCCACCTTCGAGCAGGCGGGGGGCCACTGA
- the murI gene encoding glutamate racemase: MQDDDVFGAGGRAARRPNPGSPIGVFDSGVGGLTVARAIIDQLPHEEIVYVGDTAHGPYGPLPIAEVRAHALRIMDELVDSGVKLLVIACNTASAAVLRDARERYTRVYGIPVVEVIQPAVRRAVASTRNGRIGVIGTEATVGSRAYDDTFAAAPHLRIDSVACPAFVDYVEAGVTTGPGLLATAQAYLDPLREADVDTLVLGCTHYPLLTGVISYVMGDAVTLVSSAEETAKDVYRALVSHGLEREPGVPGGPARHEFLATGDAASFEVLARRFLGPEVARVRHTSSVAEQYPTGSLARITPEMIGGAGPSAP; this comes from the coding sequence ATGCAGGATGACGACGTCTTCGGGGCCGGCGGCCGGGCCGCCCGGCGCCCCAACCCCGGTTCACCCATCGGCGTGTTCGACTCCGGGGTGGGCGGTCTCACCGTGGCCCGCGCCATCATCGACCAGCTGCCCCACGAGGAGATCGTGTACGTGGGGGACACCGCCCACGGGCCCTACGGGCCGCTGCCGATCGCCGAGGTCAGGGCGCACGCCCTGCGGATCATGGACGAGCTCGTCGACTCCGGCGTCAAGCTGCTCGTGATCGCCTGCAACACGGCGTCCGCGGCGGTGCTGCGCGACGCCCGGGAGCGCTACACCCGGGTCTACGGGATCCCGGTGGTCGAGGTCATCCAGCCGGCGGTGCGCCGGGCGGTCGCCTCGACCCGCAACGGCCGGATCGGCGTCATCGGCACGGAGGCGACGGTCGGTTCCCGCGCCTACGACGACACGTTCGCCGCCGCCCCCCACCTGCGGATCGACTCGGTGGCCTGCCCCGCGTTCGTCGACTACGTGGAGGCGGGCGTCACCACGGGGCCCGGCCTGCTGGCCACGGCCCAGGCCTACCTGGACCCGCTGCGCGAGGCCGACGTGGACACGCTGGTGCTGGGCTGCACCCACTACCCCCTGCTCACCGGCGTGATCTCCTACGTCATGGGCGACGCCGTCACGCTGGTCTCCAGCGCGGAGGAGACCGCCAAGGACGTCTACCGGGCGCTCGTCAGCCACGGGCTCGAGCGCGAGCCGGGGGTGCCGGGCGGGCCCGCCCGGCACGAGTTCCTCGCCACCGGGGACGCCGCGTCCTTCGAGGTCCTCGCCCGGCGGTTCCTGGGGCCGGAGGTCGCCCGCGTCCGGCACACCAGCTCCGTGGCGGAGCAGTACCCCACGGGCTCGCTCGCGCGGATCACCCCGGAGATGATCGGGGGAGCGGGCCCGTCCGCGCCCTGA
- a CDS encoding nicotinate phosphoribosyltransferase, whose protein sequence is MTDHYELTMLQAALHAGTAQRRSVFEVFARRLPAGRRYGVVAGTGRLLEGLGSFRFGDEQLRFLSDTGVVNRATLDYLADFRFTGSISGYAEGEAYFPSSPLLVVEATFAEACVLETYFLSVLNYDSAVASAASRMVGAAAGRPCIEMGSRRAHEEAAVAAARAAVIGGFDSTSNLEAGHRYGIRTVGTAAHSFTLLHDTEEDAFRAQLQSMGRDTTLLVDTYDVETAVRKAVELAGPGLGGVRLDSGDLVTQAAWVRGLLDELGNPDTRITVTSDLDEYAIAALNAAPVDAFGVGTRVVTGSGAPTSSMVYKLVAREDSSGELRPVAKAAKGKVSVGGRKHALRRRDERGTATHEMVGIGRLPDDDGDDRPLLEDFVRRGELLDGWTGPEGVRRARERHATSVAELPRSARRLSEGDPVIPTVLGPEAPA, encoded by the coding sequence ATGACCGACCACTACGAGCTGACCATGCTGCAGGCCGCCCTGCACGCCGGCACCGCGCAGCGGCGCAGCGTGTTCGAGGTCTTCGCCCGGCGGCTCCCCGCTGGGCGGCGCTACGGCGTGGTGGCGGGCACGGGGCGCCTCCTCGAGGGGCTCGGGAGCTTCCGCTTCGGCGACGAGCAGCTGCGCTTCCTGTCGGACACCGGCGTGGTCAACCGAGCCACCCTGGACTACCTCGCCGACTTCCGCTTCACCGGCTCGATCTCCGGCTACGCCGAGGGCGAGGCGTACTTCCCCTCGTCGCCGCTGCTCGTGGTCGAGGCCACCTTCGCCGAGGCGTGCGTGCTCGAGACGTACTTCCTGTCGGTGCTCAACTACGACAGCGCCGTGGCCTCGGCCGCCTCCCGCATGGTGGGTGCCGCGGCGGGGCGCCCATGCATCGAGATGGGCTCCCGGCGCGCCCACGAGGAGGCCGCCGTCGCGGCCGCGCGGGCGGCGGTCATCGGCGGCTTCGACTCGACGTCGAACCTCGAGGCCGGGCACCGCTACGGGATCCGGACGGTCGGGACGGCCGCCCACTCCTTCACGCTCCTGCACGACACGGAGGAGGACGCCTTCCGCGCCCAGCTCCAGTCCATGGGCCGGGACACCACCCTGCTCGTCGACACCTACGACGTCGAGACCGCGGTGCGCAAGGCCGTGGAGCTCGCGGGTCCCGGTCTGGGCGGCGTGCGCCTGGACTCGGGCGACCTCGTGACCCAGGCCGCCTGGGTGCGCGGGCTCCTCGACGAGCTCGGCAACCCGGACACCCGCATCACCGTCACCTCGGACCTGGACGAGTACGCGATCGCGGCCCTGAACGCCGCGCCCGTCGACGCGTTCGGCGTGGGCACCCGAGTGGTCACCGGCTCCGGCGCGCCGACGTCGTCGATGGTCTACAAGCTGGTGGCCCGAGAGGACTCCTCCGGCGAGCTGCGGCCCGTGGCGAAGGCCGCGAAGGGCAAGGTGTCCGTGGGCGGGCGCAAGCACGCCCTGCGGCGCCGGGACGAGCGGGGCACGGCGACCCACGAGATGGTCGGCATCGGCCGGCTGCCCGACGACGACGGCGACGACCGGCCGCTGCTGGAGGACTTCGTCCGCCGCGGCGAGCTGCTGGACGGCTGGACGGGCCCGGAGGGGGTCCGCCGGGCCCGGGAGCGGCACGCGACGTCCGTGGCGGAGCTGCCCCGCTCGGCCCGGCGGCTCAGCGAGGGCGACCCCGTGATCCCGACCGTCCTGGGGCCCGAGGCCCCGGCCTGA
- a CDS encoding DUF2017 domain-containing protein: MAQGFRSTRRGITARFEEPEKELLQKLFADVAQALAPEQPASEDSLERMLGVSGDATVPDDSALRRLLPDGSLDPERAAEFRRYTERGLRETKRGVLQQAALALEAQPVRLDPAQAQAFGQALNDVRLVLADRLGIRSEADAERVGRYDDWSAIEDVETYMSLLYNFVSWLQETLMEALLHDLPRD; the protein is encoded by the coding sequence ATGGCGCAGGGCTTCCGGTCCACCCGCCGGGGCATCACCGCCCGCTTCGAGGAGCCCGAGAAGGAGCTGCTCCAGAAGCTGTTCGCGGACGTCGCCCAGGCGCTCGCCCCCGAGCAGCCGGCCTCGGAGGACTCGCTCGAGCGGATGCTCGGCGTGTCCGGGGACGCCACCGTCCCCGACGACTCCGCGCTGCGGCGGCTGCTGCCCGACGGGAGCCTGGACCCCGAGCGCGCCGCCGAGTTCCGCCGGTACACGGAGCGGGGGCTGCGGGAGACCAAGCGCGGCGTGCTGCAGCAGGCGGCCCTCGCGCTGGAGGCCCAGCCCGTGCGGCTGGACCCCGCCCAGGCGCAGGCCTTCGGGCAGGCCCTCAACGACGTGCGGCTGGTGCTGGCGGACCGGCTCGGGATCCGCAGCGAGGCCGACGCCGAGCGCGTGGGTCGCTACGACGACTGGTCCGCGATCGAGGACGTCGAGACGTACATGTCGCTCCTGTACAACTTCGTCTCGTGGTTGCAGGAGACCCTCATGGAGGCCCTCCTCCACGACCTGCCCCGGGACTGA
- a CDS encoding 3'-5' exonuclease, with protein MPRPASPDTTTDRPAADPSSLSFTAIDFETANRFIGSPCAVGLVRVRGGRVVAERSAYMRPPRTRADFDPGNTRIHGITEHTVAGHPGFAELWPRIEDWILAEDPDELVVAHNAAFDMGVIRAACAETDTRHAPLAYACSLALARRGYDLPSYALPRAAEAAGVPLRRHHDALEDARACAGIVVDLVHRAGAGTVRELLAGAGLNVKRLAAPPLP; from the coding sequence GTGCCTCGTCCCGCTTCCCCCGACACGACCACCGACCGGCCCGCCGCGGATCCGTCGTCCCTCTCCTTCACCGCCATCGACTTCGAGACCGCGAACCGCTTCATCGGCTCGCCGTGCGCCGTGGGCCTCGTGCGGGTCCGCGGCGGCCGGGTGGTGGCGGAGCGCTCCGCCTACATGCGCCCGCCGCGCACCCGCGCGGACTTCGACCCCGGGAACACGCGCATCCACGGGATCACCGAGCACACGGTGGCGGGCCACCCCGGCTTCGCCGAGCTGTGGCCGCGGATCGAGGACTGGATCCTGGCCGAGGACCCCGACGAGCTCGTGGTGGCGCACAACGCGGCCTTCGACATGGGCGTGATCCGCGCCGCGTGCGCGGAGACGGACACGCGGCACGCCCCGCTGGCGTACGCGTGCAGCCTGGCGCTGGCCCGGCGCGGCTACGACCTGCCGTCCTACGCGCTGCCCCGGGCGGCCGAGGCCGCCGGGGTGCCGCTGCGCCGCCACCACGACGCCCTCGAGGACGCCCGGGCCTGCGCGGGGATCGTGGTGGACCTGGTCCACCGGGCCGGTGCGGGCACCGTCCGGGAGCTGCTCGCCGGCGCGGGACTGAACGTCAAGCGGCTGGCGGCGCCCCCACTTCCCTGA